In a genomic window of Streptomyces sp. NBC_01231:
- a CDS encoding pyridoxamine 5'-phosphate oxidase family protein yields MGKTYERIDGRLRTFIEAQPLFFTASAPLSGDGTVNLSPKGLKGSFVILDELTVAYLDFAGSTAETVAHLRENGRITLMWCAFQGPPNIVRVHGRGEPVFRDDPRFPDLLARFPDIDPTAHGLRAVIVVRAELIRDSCGFAVPYMSYDGDRELHAKRFAREDDASLSEYFAKKEHIATSMDGLPGLPLPLRPL; encoded by the coding sequence ATGGGAAAGACTTATGAGCGCATAGACGGCAGGCTGCGCACGTTCATCGAGGCGCAGCCCCTCTTCTTCACCGCGTCCGCACCCCTCTCCGGCGACGGCACGGTCAACCTCTCCCCCAAAGGGCTCAAGGGCTCGTTCGTGATCCTCGACGAACTCACCGTGGCCTACCTCGACTTCGCCGGCTCCACCGCGGAGACGGTCGCGCATCTGCGGGAGAACGGCCGGATCACCCTCATGTGGTGCGCCTTCCAGGGCCCGCCGAACATCGTGCGCGTACACGGCCGCGGCGAGCCGGTCTTCCGCGACGACCCGCGCTTCCCCGACCTGCTGGCCCGCTTCCCGGACATCGACCCGACCGCCCACGGACTGCGTGCCGTCATCGTCGTCCGGGCCGAACTCATCCGTGACTCCTGCGGGTTCGCGGTGCCCTACATGTCGTACGACGGCGACCGCGAGCTGCACGCCAAGCGCTTCGCCCGTGAGGACGACGCCTCGCTCAGTGAGTACTTCGCCAAGAAGGAACATATCGCCACGAGCATGGACGGACTACCCGGGCTTCCACTGCCGTTGCGTCCCCTTTAG
- a CDS encoding heme peroxidase family protein, with the protein MFRPTHEPQSKRHVRTSYFVVGEGILADSGEEGPAQPSTASTVAALRKFQFSRLGPQAKPAQLLDRPAREELAQAMTRAGSQPDSNNPAVPAGFTYLGQFVDHDLTLDATAVRLEDEVTVHELLQGRSPALDLDSLYGLGPDHRFDRRFYEDDGLRLRTGTTQGLPDPGGDHLVGLPLGGFDLPRVGQGSRISERRRPLIPDGRNDENLVVAQIHSAFIRFHNRVVADLVGKGVSSAVLFETARETVVKHYQWMLRHDFLPRIVDPGVVDEVFTKGRRFFEPAPGEHERPTMPVEFSVAAYRLGHSMVRGAYNWNRIFDNGAGTLPLLFRFTGTSGILSPPPADAGDPEAGTFERLPTNWIADFRRLFDFREAGRDDLGVPAEKFNLAKRIDTQLVNPLADLPLGSFGGRGAPAPDPIELNLAFRNLTRANMMSLATGQQMAKFLGVKPLLPSDFENGGGAQLSEGLRKQLAANCPLWFYILREAEANGSGRLTGVGGRIVAEVFHRAMEGSRYSLVRDPFWRPSLSPVADRNAEDVFEMTDLLLYAFEGRADLLNPLGG; encoded by the coding sequence ATGTTCCGACCGACGCACGAACCTCAGAGCAAACGCCATGTCCGCACCTCGTACTTCGTGGTCGGCGAGGGCATCCTCGCCGACTCCGGGGAAGAGGGCCCGGCGCAGCCGTCGACGGCGTCCACCGTCGCGGCCCTGCGCAAGTTCCAGTTCTCCCGCCTGGGCCCGCAGGCCAAGCCGGCCCAACTCCTCGACCGGCCCGCCCGCGAGGAACTCGCCCAGGCGATGACCAGGGCCGGGTCGCAGCCCGACTCCAACAACCCGGCGGTACCGGCCGGCTTCACCTATCTCGGCCAGTTCGTGGACCACGACCTGACCCTGGACGCCACGGCGGTGCGGCTGGAGGACGAGGTCACCGTCCACGAGCTCCTGCAGGGCCGTTCCCCGGCGCTCGACCTGGACAGCCTCTACGGCCTCGGACCGGACCACCGCTTCGACCGCCGCTTCTACGAGGACGACGGTCTGCGGCTGCGCACCGGCACCACCCAGGGGCTGCCCGACCCCGGCGGCGACCACCTCGTCGGCCTGCCCCTCGGCGGGTTCGACCTGCCCCGGGTGGGCCAGGGCTCGCGGATCTCCGAGCGGCGCCGCCCGCTCATCCCGGACGGGCGCAACGACGAGAACCTCGTCGTCGCCCAGATCCACAGCGCCTTCATCCGGTTCCACAACCGGGTCGTCGCCGATCTGGTCGGCAAGGGCGTGTCGAGCGCGGTGCTGTTCGAGACGGCACGCGAGACGGTGGTCAAGCACTACCAGTGGATGCTGCGGCACGACTTCCTGCCCCGGATCGTCGACCCCGGTGTCGTCGACGAGGTGTTCACCAAGGGCCGCAGGTTCTTCGAGCCGGCTCCGGGCGAGCACGAGCGCCCGACCATGCCGGTCGAGTTCTCCGTGGCCGCCTACCGGCTGGGCCACAGCATGGTGCGCGGTGCCTACAACTGGAACCGGATCTTCGACAACGGCGCGGGCACCCTGCCGCTGCTCTTCCGGTTCACCGGCACCAGCGGCATCCTCTCGCCGCCGCCCGCCGACGCCGGCGACCCCGAGGCGGGCACCTTCGAGCGGCTTCCCACCAACTGGATCGCCGACTTCCGGCGCCTGTTCGACTTCCGCGAGGCGGGCCGCGACGACCTGGGGGTGCCCGCGGAGAAGTTCAACCTCGCCAAGCGGATCGACACCCAGCTGGTCAATCCGCTGGCCGATCTGCCGCTCGGCTCGTTCGGCGGACGCGGAGCGCCGGCTCCCGACCCGATCGAGCTGAACCTGGCCTTCCGCAACCTCACCCGGGCGAACATGATGAGCCTGGCGACCGGTCAGCAGATGGCGAAGTTCCTCGGGGTGAAGCCGCTGCTGCCGTCCGACTTCGAGAACGGGGGCGGGGCCCAGCTCAGCGAGGGACTTCGCAAGCAACTCGCCGCGAACTGCCCGCTGTGGTTCTACATCCTGCGCGAGGCCGAGGCGAACGGCAGCGGGCGGCTGACGGGCGTCGGCGGGCGCATCGTCGCCGAGGTGTTCCACCGCGCCATGGAAGGCAGCCGGTACTCCCTCGTGCGCGACCCGTTCTGGCGGCCCTCCCTCAGCCCGGTCGCGGACCGGAACGCCGAGGACGTCTTCGAGATGACCGACCTGCTGCTGTACGCCTTCGAGGGTCGGGCGGACCTGCTCAACCCGTTGGGTGGCTGA
- a CDS encoding L,D-transpeptidase family protein, with the protein MRSAAVAALSLVSASLFAVGAAPGGGPQPPLPARMADTGGGSQLITAVAPTAGSTSGTVTWWSRRNGQWLKAGSAAARFGSRGLVEGDARRQGTNTTPTGLYDLPYAFGIKGAPGGTTYRYRAVKQNSWWCQDNDSRRYNRWVEPRPADCRAAESERLISYPRQYAYAFVIGFNYAEPVRGRGAGIFLHVDGRGATAGCVSVPADAMRRILRWAEPGKPHMAIGTRDGRTAITRY; encoded by the coding sequence ATGCGTTCCGCTGCCGTCGCCGCCCTGTCCCTGGTGTCCGCGTCCCTGTTCGCTGTCGGTGCCGCGCCCGGCGGCGGTCCGCAACCGCCGCTGCCCGCGCGCATGGCGGACACCGGTGGCGGCAGCCAGCTGATCACCGCGGTCGCTCCCACGGCCGGCTCGACATCGGGCACGGTGACGTGGTGGAGCAGGCGGAACGGGCAGTGGCTGAAGGCCGGTTCGGCGGCGGCCCGCTTCGGCTCGAGGGGGCTGGTCGAGGGGGACGCGCGCAGACAGGGCACGAACACCACGCCCACGGGGCTGTACGACCTGCCGTACGCCTTCGGGATCAAGGGGGCGCCGGGCGGCACAACGTACAGGTACCGGGCCGTGAAGCAGAACTCCTGGTGGTGTCAGGACAACGACTCCCGGCGCTACAACCGCTGGGTCGAGCCGCGTCCGGCGGATTGCCGCGCGGCCGAGTCGGAGCGGTTGATCTCCTACCCACGGCAGTATGCGTACGCGTTCGTCATCGGGTTCAACTACGCCGAGCCGGTGCGCGGGCGTGGGGCCGGGATCTTCCTGCATGTCGACGGGCGCGGGGCCACGGCCGGTTGCGTGTCGGTGCCCGCGGACGCGATGCGGCGGATCCTCCGGTGGGCCGAGCCCGGGAAGCCGCACATGGCGATCGGAACGCGTGACGGGCGTACCGCGATCACCCGATACTGA
- a CDS encoding ferredoxin reductase family protein gives MTTTLAGGRAARRQTMRRIRPRRSPATLLLLAVWAGAAGVLWLWWANTPSISDNNGKILNAGRITGLLAGYLMALVVLQMARVPALERRVGSDRVARWHAMSGRYTLCLTLAHVFLIMWGYALQAGKGLGDIVQQTIDSINQLPDMGKAAIGVGLLFFIGLISIGPIRRLIPYDTWYHVHLLTYAAVFLTFWHQLTTGNDFAVEPVAKTVWYALYGSVTALVLWYRILTPIRLNLRHRMYVEAVIEETPGIVSVLIGGRKLHRMGAEAGQFFRWRFLAPGMRFSSHPYSLSAAPRPGMLRITVKAIGDHSERLRELTPGTKVWAEGPYGALTASRRSRGKVLLVAGGVGITPMRALFETLPGAAGDITLLYRANSTQDLALWDELSTIADERGARLMYAVNSPDGERPDISADRLRQKLPDIDKHDVFMCGPAGFAQSVYEALRGAGVPARRIHHESFEM, from the coding sequence GTGACCACGACGCTCGCAGGCGGCCGCGCCGCCCGCCGCCAGACGATGCGCCGCATCCGCCCGCGCCGCTCACCGGCGACCCTGCTGCTGCTCGCCGTGTGGGCGGGCGCGGCCGGTGTGCTGTGGCTGTGGTGGGCCAACACCCCGTCGATCAGCGACAACAACGGCAAGATCCTCAACGCGGGCCGGATCACCGGTCTGCTCGCCGGGTACCTGATGGCGCTCGTGGTGCTGCAGATGGCCCGGGTGCCCGCACTGGAACGCCGGGTGGGCTCCGACCGGGTGGCGCGCTGGCACGCGATGAGCGGCCGGTACACGCTGTGTCTGACCCTCGCCCATGTCTTCCTCATCATGTGGGGCTACGCCCTCCAGGCCGGCAAGGGCCTCGGTGACATCGTCCAGCAGACCATCGACTCCATCAACCAGCTTCCCGACATGGGCAAGGCGGCCATCGGCGTCGGCCTGCTGTTCTTCATCGGGCTGATCTCGATCGGCCCGATCCGCCGCCTGATCCCGTACGACACCTGGTACCACGTACACCTGCTGACGTACGCGGCGGTGTTCCTGACCTTCTGGCACCAGCTGACCACCGGCAACGACTTCGCCGTCGAGCCCGTCGCGAAGACCGTCTGGTACGCGCTGTACGGCTCGGTGACGGCCCTGGTTCTCTGGTACCGCATCCTCACCCCGATCCGTCTGAACCTGCGTCACCGCATGTACGTCGAGGCGGTCATCGAGGAGACGCCGGGCATCGTGTCGGTGCTGATCGGCGGGCGGAAGCTGCACCGGATGGGCGCGGAGGCGGGCCAGTTCTTCCGGTGGCGGTTCCTGGCGCCGGGCATGCGGTTCAGCTCGCACCCCTACTCGCTGTCGGCGGCACCCCGCCCCGGCATGCTGCGGATCACGGTGAAGGCGATCGGCGACCACAGCGAACGGCTGCGCGAGCTGACTCCCGGCACCAAGGTGTGGGCCGAGGGCCCGTACGGCGCGCTGACCGCGTCCCGCCGCAGCCGCGGCAAGGTGCTGCTGGTCGCGGGCGGCGTCGGGATCACCCCGATGCGGGCGCTGTTCGAGACGCTGCCCGGCGCGGCCGGTGACATCACCCTCCTCTACCGGGCCAACAGCACCCAGGACCTGGCCCTGTGGGACGAGCTCTCGACCATCGCGGACGAGCGCGGGGCCCGGCTGATGTACGCGGTCAACAGCCCGGACGGGGAACGCCCGGACATCTCGGCGGACCGACTGCGGCAGAAGCTGCCGGACATCGACAAACACGACGTCTTCATGTGCGGGCCGGCCGGCTTCGCGCAGTCCGTCTACGAAGCACTGCGCGGCGCGGGTGTGCCCGCCCGCCGCATCCATCACGAGTCGTTCGAGATGTGA
- a CDS encoding FMN-binding protein gives MRKSHPVRRVVLATAATVSGVVLLLSLKPSSDPASAAAGGAATQPPVAQESVQGGAQAAGTGTVTGDAVQTQYGAVQVRLTMANGKITKAEAVQAPKGGTSDQKTALSVPKLNQDAVAAGSADIDAVSGATYTSNGYKQSLQSALDKAKAAASQGSSQDQGSGSAQAAKTVTGSVAQTQYGPVQVRVTVVGGKVTKAEAVQAPKGGTSDQKTALSIPKLNQDAVAAGSADIDAVSGATYTSNGYKQSLQSALDQAGG, from the coding sequence ATGAGGAAGAGTCACCCTGTCCGACGTGTGGTTCTCGCGACCGCCGCCACCGTCTCCGGCGTCGTGCTGCTGCTGTCGCTGAAGCCGTCCTCCGACCCGGCCTCCGCGGCGGCCGGCGGCGCGGCGACCCAGCCGCCGGTGGCGCAGGAGTCGGTCCAGGGCGGCGCCCAGGCCGCCGGGACCGGCACGGTCACCGGAGACGCCGTCCAGACGCAGTACGGAGCCGTCCAGGTCCGGCTGACCATGGCCAACGGCAAGATCACCAAGGCCGAGGCGGTCCAGGCGCCCAAGGGCGGCACCAGCGACCAGAAGACCGCCCTGTCGGTACCCAAGCTCAACCAGGACGCCGTGGCGGCCGGCAGCGCCGACATCGACGCGGTCTCCGGGGCCACGTACACCAGCAACGGCTACAAGCAGTCCCTCCAGTCGGCGCTGGACAAGGCGAAGGCGGCGGCGTCCCAGGGTTCCTCGCAGGACCAGGGTTCGGGCAGTGCCCAGGCCGCCAAGACCGTCACGGGCAGTGTCGCGCAGACCCAGTACGGGCCGGTCCAGGTCCGTGTCACGGTCGTCGGCGGGAAGGTCACCAAGGCCGAGGCGGTCCAGGCGCCCAAGGGCGGCACCAGCGACCAGAAGACCGCCCTGTCGATACCGAAGCTCAACCAGGACGCCGTGGCGGCCGGCAGCGCCGACATCGACGCGGTCTCCGGGGCCACGTACACCAGCAACGGCTACAAGCAGTCCCTCCAGTCGGCGCTGGATCAGGCCGGTGGCTGA
- a CDS encoding FAD:protein FMN transferase, whose protein sequence is MGTVFSFDVRGGDPDAVDAALRDAVAGLHRVNEVFSTYRDDSQVSRLARGELTVEECDPLVAEVLDLGAEAERTSDGWFSMRYEGRLDPTGIVKGWAAERAARRLADAGVSGVSVNGGGDVQLLGVPGPQRPWRVGVSDPLRPGGLAAVVSAAGAAELAVATSGTAERGTHIVDPSTGRPAVTDLVAVTVVAPRLTWADCWATAAFAMGSREALAWLESLPDVEALLITAGDEVRCTGGLAARLG, encoded by the coding sequence ATGGGGACGGTCTTTTCCTTTGACGTCCGCGGCGGGGATCCCGACGCCGTCGACGCGGCCCTGCGGGACGCGGTGGCCGGACTGCACCGGGTGAACGAGGTGTTCAGCACCTACCGCGACGACAGCCAGGTCTCCCGGCTGGCGCGGGGCGAGCTGACCGTCGAGGAGTGCGATCCGCTGGTCGCCGAGGTGCTCGACCTGGGCGCCGAGGCGGAGCGGACGAGTGACGGCTGGTTCAGCATGCGCTACGAGGGCCGCCTCGACCCGACCGGCATCGTCAAGGGCTGGGCCGCGGAGCGCGCGGCGCGGCGGCTGGCGGACGCCGGGGTGAGCGGTGTGAGCGTGAACGGCGGTGGGGACGTCCAGTTGCTGGGCGTTCCCGGTCCGCAGCGGCCGTGGCGGGTCGGAGTGTCGGACCCGTTGCGGCCGGGCGGCCTGGCGGCTGTCGTGTCCGCCGCGGGCGCCGCCGAACTCGCGGTGGCCACCTCCGGGACGGCCGAACGCGGCACCCACATCGTCGACCCGAGCACGGGCCGCCCGGCGGTCACCGACCTGGTGGCGGTGACGGTGGTGGCCCCTCGGCTGACCTGGGCGGACTGCTGGGCGACGGCGGCGTTCGCGATGGGATCGCGGGAGGCGCTGGCGTGGCTGGAGTCCCTCCCGGACGTGGAGGCACTCCTGATCACGGCGGGCGACGAGGTCCGCTGCACGGGGGGCCTGGCCGCTCGACTCGGGTGA
- a CDS encoding arginine repressor: protein MSQAQDHEQTAGPAVPQTRTARHRRIVDILNRQPVRSQSQLAKLLSDDGLSVTQATLSRDLDELNAVKIRNNDGDLIYAVPSEGGFRQPRVPLGGSAKEERMRRLSAELLISAEASANLVVLRTPPGAAQFLASAIDQAELQDILGTIAGDDTLLLISRDPTGGQALADHLLRLAQNGH, encoded by the coding sequence ATGAGCCAGGCGCAGGATCACGAGCAGACCGCAGGGCCTGCCGTACCGCAGACCCGCACCGCCCGCCACCGCCGGATCGTGGACATCCTCAACCGGCAACCGGTGCGCAGCCAGAGCCAGTTGGCGAAGCTGCTGTCCGACGACGGACTGAGCGTCACCCAGGCGACGCTCTCCCGGGACCTGGACGAGCTGAACGCGGTGAAGATCCGCAACAACGACGGTGACCTGATCTACGCGGTGCCGAGCGAGGGGGGATTCCGCCAGCCTCGGGTGCCGCTGGGAGGGTCCGCGAAGGAGGAGCGGATGCGGCGGCTCTCGGCGGAGCTGCTGATCTCCGCGGAGGCGTCCGCGAATCTGGTGGTGCTCCGGACACCACCGGGTGCCGCGCAGTTCCTGGCCTCGGCGATCGACCAGGCGGAACTGCAGGACATCCTGGGCACCATCGCCGGTGACGACACCCTGTTGCTGATCAGCCGGGATCCGACGGGTGGGCAGGCTCTGGCCGATCACTTGCTGCGGTTGGCTCAGAACGGCCACTGA
- a CDS encoding acetylornithine transaminase, with protein sequence MTGNEELTQRWQGALMNNYGTPQLPLVRGEGAKLWDADGRQYLDLVGGIAVNALGHAHPAIVEAVSKQVASLGHVSNLFIAEPPVALAERLLQHFGRDGKVYFCNSGAEANEGAFKIGRLTGRPHMVATEGGFHGRTMGALALTGQPGKREPFLPLPGDVTHVPYGDAQALAAAVTEETALVIIEPIQGENGVVVPPAGYLKAARAITAATGSLLVLDEVQTGIGRTGHWFEYQAHEGVLPDVVTLAKGLGGGLPLGATVAFGRAAELLRPGHHGTTFGGNPIACAAGLAVLETIAAEGLLENVKAQSEKLREGIEGAGGTSRHPLIAHVRGAGLLLGIVLTEPLAPKVQQAAQDAGFLVNAPAPEVVRLMPPLTLGDAEVDAFLQALPGILDVAKGDG encoded by the coding sequence ATGACGGGCAACGAGGAGCTCACCCAGCGGTGGCAGGGCGCGCTCATGAACAACTACGGCACGCCGCAGTTGCCCCTGGTCCGGGGCGAGGGCGCGAAGCTGTGGGACGCCGACGGCAGGCAGTACCTCGACCTCGTCGGCGGTATCGCGGTCAACGCGCTCGGCCATGCCCACCCGGCGATCGTCGAGGCGGTCAGCAAGCAGGTCGCCTCCCTCGGCCATGTCTCCAACCTCTTCATCGCCGAGCCGCCCGTCGCGCTCGCCGAGCGGCTCCTCCAGCACTTCGGTCGCGACGGCAAGGTGTACTTCTGCAACTCGGGGGCCGAGGCCAACGAGGGCGCGTTCAAGATCGGCCGGCTGACCGGGCGGCCCCACATGGTCGCCACCGAGGGCGGCTTCCACGGCCGGACCATGGGCGCGCTGGCGCTGACCGGGCAGCCGGGCAAGCGGGAGCCGTTCCTGCCGCTGCCGGGTGACGTGACGCATGTTCCCTACGGGGACGCGCAGGCGCTGGCCGCGGCGGTCACCGAGGAGACCGCGCTCGTGATCATCGAGCCGATCCAGGGCGAGAACGGGGTCGTGGTGCCGCCGGCCGGTTACCTCAAGGCGGCCCGGGCGATCACCGCCGCGACGGGCAGCCTGCTGGTGCTGGACGAGGTGCAGACCGGGATCGGCCGGACCGGACACTGGTTCGAGTACCAGGCCCACGAGGGTGTCCTGCCGGACGTCGTCACGCTGGCGAAGGGCCTGGGCGGCGGTCTGCCGCTCGGCGCGACCGTCGCCTTCGGCCGGGCCGCGGAGCTGCTGCGGCCGGGCCATCACGGCACGACCTTCGGCGGCAACCCGATCGCCTGCGCGGCCGGACTCGCCGTACTCGAGACGATCGCGGCCGAGGGTCTGCTGGAGAACGTCAAGGCGCAGAGTGAGAAGCTGAGGGAGGGAATCGAGGGCGCCGGCGGGACTTCCCGGCACCCGTTGATCGCTCATGTCCGGGGTGCGGGGCTGCTGCTGGGTATCGTGCTCACCGAGCCGCTCGCACCGAAGGTGCAGCAGGCGGCTCAGGACGCCGGGTTCCTGGTGAACGCGCCCGCCCCCGAGGTCGTACGGCTGATGCCGCCACTGACTCTCGGCGACGCGGAAGTGGACGCGTTCCTCCAGGCGCTGCCCGGCATCCTGGACGTGGCCAAGGGGGACGGATGA
- the argB gene encoding acetylglutamate kinase: MSTTRKHTALPKAQILIEALPWLVRHNGKTVVIKFGGNAMIDEDLKAAFAQDVVFLHQAGLKPVVVHGGGPQISAALDKHGIVSEFKAGLRVTTEDAMDVVRMVLAGQVQRELVGLLNRHGPLAVGLTGEDAHTITATKHQPRIDGESVDIGRVGEITDIDTGAIEALLANGRIPVISSIARSQDDHHVYNVNADTAAAALAAALGAETLMVLTDVEGLYEDWPHSDEVISRLTASQLEKLLPELSSGMVPKMEGCLHAVRGGVTTARVIDGRVQHSILLEIFTDEGIGTMVVPDADADEEEGDDA, encoded by the coding sequence ATGAGCACTACGCGGAAACACACCGCCCTGCCCAAGGCGCAGATCCTCATCGAGGCGCTGCCCTGGCTGGTCCGGCACAACGGCAAGACCGTCGTCATCAAGTTCGGCGGCAACGCCATGATCGACGAGGACCTGAAGGCCGCGTTCGCGCAGGACGTCGTCTTCCTGCACCAGGCCGGCCTCAAGCCCGTCGTCGTGCACGGCGGCGGGCCGCAGATCAGCGCTGCCCTCGACAAGCACGGCATCGTCAGCGAGTTCAAGGCCGGACTGCGGGTCACCACCGAGGACGCCATGGACGTCGTACGGATGGTGCTGGCCGGGCAGGTCCAGCGCGAGCTGGTCGGGCTGCTCAACCGACACGGCCCGCTCGCCGTGGGGTTGACCGGCGAGGACGCGCACACCATCACCGCCACCAAGCACCAGCCCCGGATCGACGGCGAGTCGGTCGACATCGGGCGGGTCGGCGAGATCACCGACATCGACACGGGCGCGATCGAGGCCCTGCTGGCGAACGGCCGTATCCCGGTCATCTCGTCGATCGCCCGGAGCCAGGACGATCACCATGTCTACAACGTCAATGCTGATACGGCGGCTGCGGCACTCGCTGCTGCGCTGGGCGCCGAAACCCTCATGGTCCTCACGGACGTCGAGGGCCTCTACGAGGACTGGCCCCACAGCGACGAGGTGATCAGCCGCCTCACCGCTTCCCAACTGGAGAAGCTGCTGCCGGAGTTGAGCTCCGGCATGGTGCCGAAGATGGAGGGCTGTCTGCACGCCGTACGAGGCGGCGTCACCACCGCCCGGGTCATCGACGGCCGGGTCCAGCACTCGATCCTGCTGGAGATTTTCACCGACGAAGGCATCGGCACGATGGTCGTGCCGGACGCGGACGCGGACGAGGAAGAGGGGGACGACGCATGA
- the argJ gene encoding bifunctional glutamate N-acetyltransferase/amino-acid acetyltransferase ArgJ, with translation MSVTAAKGFQAAGIAAGIKENGNPDLALVVNTGPRRAAAGVFTSNRVKAAPVLWSEQVLRTGQVSAVVLNSGGANACTGPKGFQDTHVTAEKTAEVLGLGAVEVAVASTGLIGVLLPMDKLLPGVEQAAEALSEHGGEKAAIAIKTTDSVHKTAVVTRDGWTVGGMAKGAGMLAPGLATMLVVLTTDADLDSPTLDEALRAATRVTFDRVDSDGCMSTNDTVLLLASGASEVTPEYEEFAEAVRAVCDDLGQQLIRDAEGASKDIKVEVVGAASEDDAVEVGRSIARNNLLKCAIHGEDPNWGRVLSAIGTTKAAFDPEQLNVAINGVWVCKNGGVGEDRDKVDMRYREVHIVADLAAGSQTATIWTNDLTADYVHENSAYSS, from the coding sequence GTGAGCGTCACGGCAGCAAAGGGATTCCAGGCGGCGGGTATCGCCGCCGGGATCAAGGAGAACGGCAACCCGGACCTGGCCCTCGTGGTCAACACCGGGCCCCGCCGCGCCGCCGCCGGCGTCTTCACCTCCAACCGCGTGAAGGCCGCGCCGGTGCTGTGGTCGGAGCAGGTCCTCAGGACCGGCCAGGTCTCCGCCGTCGTCCTCAACTCCGGTGGCGCCAACGCCTGTACGGGACCCAAGGGCTTCCAGGACACGCACGTCACCGCGGAGAAGACCGCCGAGGTGCTCGGTCTCGGCGCCGTCGAGGTCGCGGTCGCCTCCACGGGGCTGATCGGCGTCCTGCTCCCGATGGACAAGCTGCTGCCCGGAGTCGAGCAGGCGGCCGAGGCCCTGAGCGAGCACGGCGGCGAGAAGGCCGCCATCGCCATCAAGACCACCGACTCCGTCCACAAGACGGCCGTGGTGACGAGGGACGGCTGGACCGTGGGCGGCATGGCCAAGGGCGCGGGCATGCTCGCCCCCGGCCTGGCCACCATGCTCGTCGTCCTGACCACCGACGCCGACCTCGACAGCCCGACCCTTGACGAGGCGCTGCGCGCCGCCACCAGGGTCACCTTCGACCGGGTCGACTCCGACGGCTGCATGTCCACCAACGACACCGTGCTGCTGCTCGCCTCCGGCGCCTCCGAAGTCACCCCGGAGTACGAGGAGTTCGCCGAGGCCGTGCGGGCCGTCTGCGACGACCTCGGGCAGCAGCTGATCCGGGACGCCGAGGGCGCCAGCAAGGACATCAAGGTCGAGGTGGTGGGCGCCGCGAGCGAGGACGACGCCGTCGAGGTGGGCCGGTCCATCGCCCGCAACAACCTCCTCAAGTGCGCGATCCACGGCGAGGACCCGAACTGGGGCCGCGTGCTCTCCGCCATCGGCACGACGAAGGCCGCCTTCGACCCCGAGCAGCTCAACGTGGCCATCAACGGCGTCTGGGTGTGCAAGAACGGAGGCGTCGGCGAGGACCGGGACAAGGTCGACATGCGCTACCGCGAGGTGCACATCGTCGCCGACCTCGCCGCGGGTTCGCAGACCGCCACCATCTGGACCAACGACCTCACCGCCGACTACGTCCACGAGAACAGCGCGTACTCGTCATGA